From one Ochrobactrum vermis genomic stretch:
- a CDS encoding aldehyde dehydrogenase family protein yields MTLRIDPDIQAARIAEIFKGFFPGGVIGSFVNGDIVAGSGAEQNLTDPATGKVFASFKDADQAIIDAAMDSAARAQKEWVAQTASARGRVMNEIARRIREHAPLIAEIESRSAGRPIRDIRGEAVRVAEMFEYYAGWCDKLYGDVIPVPSSHLNYTRHEPIGVVTQITPWNAPLFTGGWQIAPAICAGNGVVIKPSELTPLSTLIIGLMCEQGGAPRGLVNVIAGRGPTAGQAAVSHPRTGLVVFVGSAQAGSAIAAVAARNVVPCILELGGKSGNIVFPDANIDRAIIGAQSAIFSGAGQSCVSGSRLLVHRSIHQEFVERYADAANRIVVGDPYDDRSHIGPINNARQWSKIDQMVRDGVADGAVLAAGGKKPDALEETGGYYYAPTILDRVDPAMTIAKEEVFGPVVAVMPFDDEAEAIALANDNPYGLAGAVWTENVARAHRIAANVRAGTFWINGYKTISVMSPFGGFGRSGYGRSSGKDALMAYTQAKSIWVETAENPAVTFGYSPEA; encoded by the coding sequence ATGACGCTTAGAATTGATCCCGATATACAAGCCGCACGTATTGCTGAAATTTTCAAAGGCTTCTTTCCAGGAGGGGTGATCGGCAGTTTTGTGAATGGCGACATTGTTGCTGGAAGCGGTGCCGAACAGAACCTAACAGACCCGGCCACCGGTAAAGTTTTTGCTTCTTTTAAGGATGCGGACCAAGCGATTATCGACGCAGCGATGGATAGTGCTGCTCGCGCCCAAAAGGAGTGGGTGGCTCAGACAGCATCTGCCCGTGGGCGCGTGATGAACGAAATCGCCCGGCGTATCCGCGAACATGCTCCATTGATTGCTGAGATCGAAAGCCGTTCCGCTGGACGCCCCATCCGCGATATTCGTGGCGAGGCGGTTCGAGTTGCCGAGATGTTCGAGTATTATGCTGGCTGGTGTGACAAGCTCTACGGTGATGTCATTCCGGTGCCAAGCAGTCATCTCAATTATACACGCCATGAACCAATTGGCGTCGTTACACAGATCACGCCGTGGAATGCCCCTCTTTTCACCGGTGGGTGGCAGATCGCGCCGGCAATTTGTGCTGGCAATGGCGTTGTCATTAAGCCATCTGAACTGACACCGCTTTCGACCCTTATCATTGGCTTGATGTGCGAGCAGGGTGGTGCGCCGCGTGGTCTGGTCAACGTAATTGCCGGACGGGGCCCCACCGCTGGGCAGGCTGCAGTTTCTCATCCACGCACGGGACTTGTTGTTTTTGTTGGTTCGGCACAGGCCGGTTCGGCGATTGCGGCAGTGGCTGCCAGGAATGTTGTACCATGCATTCTCGAACTGGGCGGCAAATCAGGTAACATCGTCTTCCCAGATGCCAATATAGACCGTGCGATCATTGGTGCGCAGTCGGCCATCTTCAGCGGAGCGGGCCAGAGTTGCGTTTCCGGATCACGCTTGCTGGTTCACCGGTCCATTCATCAGGAATTTGTGGAACGCTACGCTGATGCCGCCAATCGTATCGTCGTGGGGGATCCATATGACGATAGATCACATATCGGTCCCATCAACAACGCGCGGCAATGGTCGAAGATCGATCAGATGGTTCGAGATGGTGTGGCCGACGGTGCGGTGCTTGCTGCAGGCGGAAAGAAGCCGGACGCACTGGAGGAAACGGGTGGCTACTATTATGCGCCGACGATCCTCGATCGTGTTGATCCGGCAATGACGATTGCCAAGGAAGAAGTGTTTGGCCCGGTTGTGGCTGTCATGCCTTTCGATGACGAGGCGGAAGCAATTGCGCTAGCCAATGACAATCCTTATGGCCTTGCCGGAGCAGTCTGGACGGAAAATGTCGCACGTGCTCATCGTATCGCGGCCAATGTGCGTGCCGGAACCTTCTGGATTAATGGCTACAAGACCATTTCAGTCATGTCTCCTTTTGGCGGTTTCGGCCGCAGCGGTTATGGTCGCTCGAGCGGTAAGGATGCGTTGATGGCATACACGCAAGCAAAGAGTATCTGGGTGGAGACAGCTGAAAACCCGGCTGTAACTTTCGGTTACTCGCCAGAAGCTTGA